GCCCGCAGGATCAACGCCGACCTCGTACAGGAGGAGCGCCAGCGGATCGCCGACGACCTGCACGACGTCGTCGCCCACGACCTCACGGTCATCGCGATGCACGCGCGCCTCCTCGAGCGCACCGACGACCCCGTCGAGCGTGAACGATCCGAGCAGGCGATCCTCGCCTCGGCACGCCAAGCGCTGGTGGACCTCCGGCGGGTCGTGAGCTTGGCATCCGACGACGTCGCAGATGGGCCTTCGACGCTTTCGGGAGGACTCGCCGTCGTGGTCGAGGACTTTCGGGCCGGACTGGAACGAGCGGGGTACGACGTCACGGTCGACCTGGATCAGCCCGCGACGGAAGAGCTCGACCGCCTCACGGTCAGCGCGATCGAGAGGACGATCCGCGAAGCGGGGACGAATATTCTCAAGCACGCCCCTTCGCCGGAGCGGGTGTCGCTGAGTCTGCAGTCCATCGACGGCGCGGTGCGGCTGCGGATCTGGAACTCCCTGAGCAGACGCGCGAAGACGTCGCTCGTGCCGAGCGGCGGTTACGGGACCGCCCGGATGAGAGAGCGGATGGGTCTTCTCGGAGGCGGATGCTCGGTCGGACCACGCGACGACGGATGGCTGCTGGACGCATCCGTACCCGTGCGCGATGTGCCGACTCCGGCGTGAGACCCCCTACTTTCGGCGGACGAGGTCGTCCCTTCGTCGACTAGCTGGGGATGCGGCCGGATCCTTAACCTCGAAGGTGGGGAAGGAGGAGTATGACCCGATCTGTCGCGGAAGAACTCCTCGTCCTGACCGCAGACGAGCGCGGACGGCTGCAGCGCACCGAGGTCACCGAGGCGCTGGTAGGCGGAGCTGTGCTCGCCGAGCTCATCGTCACGGGCGTCGTGTCGATCGAACCCACCGGGCCGGACGCGAGCGTCGTTCGGGCGACGTCGGCGTCGGATGCCGCGCGGCTCGGCACGGCCGTGGATGCCCTGTCGGGGAGCGCGGTGCTGACACCCGAGCTCGTCGAGATCGTCGGCTGGGCCGCGTACGACGTCGAGGTGGAGCGTCTCCTGGCGTCGGGAATGCTCGTGCACGAGCCGACGCGGTTCCTCGGCCTGGTCCCCCGCGTCTACCTTCGACTCGTCCAGGTCTCCGCAGCGGAGGACGCGTGGGCGGATCTCCGCCGCGCGATGGGCGATCCGGACGGAATCGACCGCCGAATCGCGACGATGATCGCGCTGCTGGACGGCGTCGGCGCCCTCGACGACATGATCGGAACCCGGGCTTCCGCCATCCGACCGCGGTCCTGCGGGACGCCCGCCTCCGAGAAGGTCGCGGGGCTCCTGCGCGAAATCTCCAGCGTCGCAGGAGCCGCGAGCGCGGCTGCCACGGCCGCCGCGGCCGCCACGCCGTCGCTACGCTGATCTCCCGAGCGGGAGGCTCAGTGCTCTCCCGATCGGGAAGATCAGTGCGTCGCTTGGACGGCGCGGAGCCGGGCGAGGACCTGGTCGCGCAGTTCCTCCGGAGCGGTCTCCTTGCAGGCGCGCGCGACCACGTCGGTCAGCGTCTGCGCGACGAGCGCCTCGTCTCGGCATCCGGGACAGTTGTCCAGGTGCTCCTTGATATCGGAGTGCTCCGTCTTGCACACCTCGTTGCGCAAGTACTCCTCGAGGTCGCGCCTGGCCTTCTCGCAGCCGCAGTCCGTCATTTCTTGCTCCTCGTGGCGGGCGCGGTCTCGATGCCGCGCTCCTTCGCGTAATCGGCCAGCAGCTCACGAAGCATTCGCCTGCCACGGTGCAGACGGCTCATGACGGTGCCGATGGGGGTCTTCATGATGTCGGCGATCTCCTGGTAGGCGAAGCCCTCGACGTCGGCGAGGTACACCGCCAGCCGGAAATCCTCGGGGATCGACTGCAGCGCGTCCTTCACGACGGACGCCGGCATGTGGTCGATCGCCTCCGCTTCGGCAGAACGCGTGCTCGACGCCGTCGTGGACTCGGCGCCGCCGAGCTGCCAGTCCTCGAGTTCGTCGATCGTGCCCTGATAGGGCTCGCGCTGCTTCTTGCGGTAGGTGTTGATGTACGTGTTCGTCAGGATGCGGTAGAGCCACGCCTTGAGATTCGTGCCCTGCGTGAAGGTGCGCCACGACGCGAACGCCTTGACGAACGTCTCCTGAACGAGATCTGCAGCATCCGCGGGGTTGCGGGTCATGCGCATCGCCGCGGCGTACAACTGGTCCATGAAGGGCAGCGCCTGCTCTTCGAACTGCGTGCGGGGGTCTTGCGCGACATCTGGCTGCTCGCTCATCACCCGCAAGTCTACGGCGGGCTCCCGCCACGCCTGTTCGAGGCTGTGCAACGACGCCTCGTCGGTCGCACGTTCGAGAATCGCGGTCACGTGCACTCCCGTCTGATCGGATGTCCTCCGCGGCGGTGTCGACGCGGTTCAGTAGGGTAGAACCCGATGACCGCCGACGCGTATTCCCCGTCCTCCACGACCCGCGACCGCAGCCCTTGGGCGGCGCCCGTCGCGGAGTCGCCGGTGCGCGCGACCGTGACGGTGCCCGCATCGAAGTCGCTCACCAATCGCGAGCTGATCCTGGCCGCTCTCGCGGACGGCTCGAGCCGCCTCTTGAATCCCCTGCATTCCGACGACTCGCGGCGAATGATCGAGGCACTGCGAACCCTCGGCGTGGGCGTCGAAGCCGTCGAAGGCAGCGGCCCGTTCGGCGACGATCTCGTCGTCACCCCCGCCTGGCCCCTCACCGGCGGAACGACGGTCGACTGCGGGCAGGCGGGAACGGTCATGCGCTTCGTCGCGCCTCTGGGCGGCTTCGCGAAGGGCGATGTCGCACTGACCGCGCATGAGAGCGCGCTGCACCGGCCCATGGGCGCCATGATCACGGCCCTCCGCGACGTCGGCGTCGACATCGACGACGGCGGCACGTGGTCGCTTCCCTTCTCGGTGCGCGGTCACGGACACGTACGCGGTGGCGAGATCACGATCGACGCGAGCGCCTCCAGCCAGTTCGTGTCGGGTCTGCTGCTCTCCGCGCCGAGATTCGACGTCGGACTCCACCTCGTCCACACCGGCGCACGCCTGCCGAGCATGCCGCACATCGACATGACGATCGAGTCGCTGGCGCACCGCGGTGTGCACGTCGAGTCCCCCGCCGTCGGCGAGTGGGTCGTCCCCGCCGGGCCGATCCGCGGCAAAGACGTGGCGATCGAGCCAGACCTCTCCAACGCCGCGCCGTTCCTGGCCGCCGCGATGATCACGGGAGGCTCCGTGTCCGTCACGGGCTGGCCCGCACATTCGACCCAGCCCGGCCACCTGCTCACCGACATCCTCGCGGTGTTCGGCGCACGCACGTCGCGTCGCGGCGGCGTCCTGACCGTCACGTCGGGCGGCAGCATCCACGGGGTCGACATCGACCTGTCGGCGGCCGGCGAGCTCGCGCCCACCATCTTCGCCCTCGCGGCGTTCGCCGAAGCGCCCACGACCCTCCACGGAATCGGGCACATCCGCGGTCACGAAACCGATCGCATCGCCGCGCTCGTCGGCAACCTGCGTGCGATCGGTGGCGACGCCGAAGAGCTTCCCGACGGCATCCGCATCGTTCCGCGGCCGCTTCACGGCGGCGAGTGGAAGGCGCATCACGACCACCGCCTCGCGACGACGGGCGCCCTCATCGGCCTGGCCGTTCCGGGTATCGAGATCGACGACATCGGCACGACCGCCAAGACGATGCCCGAGTTCCCCCGCATCTGGCACGGGATGCTCACGGATTCGGCTTCCGATCCCGAGGCGCAGCGGGCATCGTGAGCTGGCTCGAGCCGGACGACGAGGACGACGAACCGGAGTTCGACGAGCAGGACGTGCGCGTCCGCCCGAATCCCAAATCCAACCGGCCGCGGACGAAGCGGCGACCGACGCACAGCGATGCGCGAATGGCGCGGGTCCTCGGTGTCGACCGCGGCAGGTACACGGTTCTCGTCGACGAGGACGGCCCTGACGAGCACACCGTCCTGTCCACGCGCGCCCGGGAGCTGCGGAAGACATCGATCGTCACCGGTGATCGCGCGCGCGTCGTGGGTGACGTGTCCGGTGACGATGGGACACTCGCGCGCATCGTCGGCATCGAAGAGCGCACGTCCCTTCTCCGCCGAAGCGCCGACGACACCGACCAGGTCGAACGGATCGTCGTGGCCAACGCCGACCAGATGCTCGTCGTCGTCGCTGCCGCCGACCCCGAGCCTCGTGCTCGGCTCGTCGACCGCTACCTCGTCGCGGCGCTGGATGCCGGCATCCGTCCGATGCTCGTCGTGACCAAGACCGACCTGGCCGACCCCGCGCCGTTCCTCACGCACTTCGACGGTCTCGATCTGGAGGTCTTCACGAGCGCGCAGGAGGAGATGCCGCTCGAACGCGTCGGGGCAGCGCTCGTCGGCCACTCGACGGTGTTCGTGGGCCATTCCGGCGTCGGGAAGTCGACGCTCGTGAACGCGCTCGTTCCCGACGCGAAGCGCGCGACAGGCCACGTCAACGTCGTGACGGGTCGAGGACGCCACACGTCGAGCTCGACCGTGTCCTTGCGCTACCGCGGGCCGGACGGCTCAGGGTGGGTCATCGACACACCGGGAGTTCGCTCTTTCGGACTCGGCCATGTCGATCCGGCGAACATCCTGAAAGCCTTCACCGAGCTCGCACTCGTGGCGGAGGAATGCCCACGTGGATGCACGCACCTTCCCGACGCACCGGACTGCGCGATCGTCGAAGCCGTCGAGGAGGGCCGCCTCGGACCGACGGGAGCCGCACGGCTGGACTCGCTGCAGCGCCTTCTCGAGACGTTCTCCCACCGCCCGTGAGGTCGTTCTGGCGCGCCTGCTGTCCTATCGTTGAGGGGTGACCTCCTCGAGACTCGAATCCGGCGCCCCCGCTCCCCTCTTCACTCTCCTCGACCAGGACGAGAACGAGGTGTCGCTCGAAGCCCTTCGCGGCGGGCCCGTCATCCTCTTCTTCTACCCCGAGGCGATGACTCCGGGCTGCACGACCGAGGCGTGCGACTTCCGCGACAGCCTCGCACCGCTGCAGGCTGCGGGATACACCGTGCTGGGGATCTCGCGTGATCTACCCGAGAAGCTCCGGCGGTTCCGCGAGCGGGATGGACTGGACTACCCGCTCCTCAGCGACCCCGACCGCTCCGTGCACGAGCAGTACGGTGCGTGGGGCGAGAAGACGAACTACGGAAAGGTCGTCGAGGGCGTCATCCGCTCGACCTTCGTCATCGACGCCGACGGTCGCATCAGCCACTCCTTCTACAACGTCAAGGCCACCGGCCACGTCGCCCGCCTGCGCGCGCAGCTCGGGGTCTGACGACCGTCACTCCGCCGCAGCGGATGCCGCGCGCCCGGCCGCCCTCGCGGCGAAGACGAGCAGCACGAACGTCACGAGAGCAGGAACGGCGAGCGCGAGCCCGATGAGCGGGTGCGCGTAGGCTCCCGTCGCGGCCCCGAGAGCAACGGCGAGAATCAGGAGTTGGGTCACGATCCCGCCGGAGCGGCCCCACGATCGGCCGCGCACGATCGCGACCGAGAAGGCGATGACGGCCACCGCGCCGACGAGCGTCAGAACAACGAGGGCGATCGCACTCGCGATGAAACCGGTGTCACCTGCCGCGATCGCGGCGAGCTGCCAGACGACGATGCCGACGAGGGCGAGCCCTTCGGCCCCGACCAGAACGCCGGCGATCCGTTCGACGGTCCCTGTGCGCATGCCTCAACAGCCCTTCTCATCGAGCGGCGGGATCTGTGTCGATCCTCCACACCTCGGAGGCGATCCCCAGCAAACGGCTCAGAAACCTGCTCGTAATCTCTTGATCAAGCCGATGTGCTATGGGACGATGGCTTAAGCCGTGTGCTCCCACAGCGCCGTGGGGCGAGCGTTCTGCTCGCACACCCACAAGGGTACCCGACCCGAACGGATGCCCGTAAATCACTACCCCGCAAGGAGCACCTCCATGGACTGGCGCGACAAGGCTGCCTGCTTGACCGTCGACCCCGAACTGTTTTTCCCCGTGGGGAACACAGGACCGGCGGTCGACCAGATCGAGAAGGCGAAGTCCGTCTGCGCCCGGTGCACCGTCACCGAGATCTGCCTCCAGTACGCCCTCGAGTCCGGTCAGGACTCGGGCGTGTGGGGCGGACTTTCCGAAGACGAGCGTCGCGCGCTCAAGCGCCGCGCCGCTCGCGCTCGCCGCGCTTCCTGACCGGCCCCCGCGCTACGCGCGAGGAACCGCGATGTAGCGCAGGGGAATGTCGATCGTCACTTCCGTGCCCGCCCCGACGGCGGTGTGCCAGTCGATCGTCCCCCCGAGCTCACCCTGGATGAGGGTTCGGACGATCTGCGTTCCGAGCCCTCGTCCGACCTGACCCTCCGGCAGGCCCACACCGTTGTCGCGGACGGTGACGGCGAGGTGATCCTCCGAGCGGTCCGCGAGGATCTCCACCTCTCCCTCTTTGCCGGCGAGGCCGTGCTCGACAGCGTTCGTGACGAGTTCCGTGAGCGCGAGCGCGAGCGGAGTCGCGTACTCGCTGGGCAGGGTGCCGAAGCGCCCCGTCGTGCGGGTCTTCGCGCGCGTGCTCGGCGCCGCGGCCACCTCGGCGATCAGCTTGAGGGCGCGATCGAACACGTCATCGAAGTCGACGTTCTGCGCGAGCCCCTCCGACAGGGTGTCGTGGACGACGGCGATCGCCGAGACCCGCCTCATCGCCTGGGTCAGCGCCTCGCGAGCTTCGTCGGAGTGCGAGCGCCGCGCCTGGATCCGAAGGAGCGAGGCGACGGTCTGGAGATTGTTCTTCACCCGGTGATGGATCTCACGGATCGTGGCATCCTTCGTGATGAGCTCCTGCTCCTGGTGACGGATCTCGGTCACGTCGCGGCAGAGGAGGATCGCACCGATGCGGTGGCCGTGGTCACGGAGCGGGATCGTGCGCAGCGACACCGTGACGCCGCGCGACTCGAGATCAGCGCGCCACGGTGCGCGACCCGTCACGACGACCGGGAGGGACTCGTCGAACTGGCGCTTGACCGGGAGGATCTGGGTCACGACCTCAGCGAGGGACTCCCCTTCGAGCTCGTCGTCGAACCCGAGGCGGTTGAACGCCGAGAGCGCGTTGGGGCTCGCGAACGTCGTGATCCCGTCGACGTCGAGACGGATGAGTCCGTCCGAGGCACGAGGCGCACCACGGCGCGGCGCCGTCGGTGCTGAGAGATCGGGGAACTCGCCCGACGCGACCATGCCGAACAGATCGTCGGCGCAGTCGTTGAACGTGATCTGCTGCCGGCTGGGCGTCCGCGTCTCACCGAGGTTCGTGTGCCGCGTCAAGACGCCGATCGTCTCGCGGGGGTGACCGTGCTGGGCACGCACGATCGGGACGGCACGGACCCGCGTCGGGGTCTCCTCGAACCAGTCCGGCGATGCCGAGTCGACGATGCGCGCTGTCTGGAAGGCTTCGCGCACCTGTGTGCGCCACTGGGGACGCACCCGGTCTCCCACGATGTCGCGGTAGAACAGGGTGGCTGCGCCGCTCGGGCGGGTGTGCGCGATCGCGACGAACGAGTCGTCGCCGGTCGGGACCCAGATGACGATGTCGGCGAAAGCGAGGTCGGCGAGGAGCTGACCGTCACCCGCGAGGCGGTGGAGCCATTCGACATCCGCTTCGCTGGAACGGCCCTGGGCATAGACGAGATCGCTGAGGGTCGACACCCCTCCAGCGTACGGCCGCGCACACCCGTCCCGCGGCGCACCTCCCCGACGGTCGGTGAGTGGCACTCACGCGGCGCCACCCCGGCCCCGACGTCGGCGACTGCGGGAGGGAGCACGGTCGGGAGGACGAACGAGCGCCTCTCCGACGAAGCGCCGTACGGCGAGGGTCAGCGGCGACTTCGGCGCGACCTCGGCGATCGGGCGCGCAGCGAGGAGCGCGGCGTCCGCGGATCTCGGGTCGTGGGGAAGGAACCACACGTCGCGGAGCCCTGTGAACCGCTCGATAGCTCGCCGCACCTGACCGCGCGCATCGAGGCCGAGTGTTCCCGGACGGAGCCGATTCGCGACGACGAGCAGCTCACTCCCTCCGATCGTCGCCCGTAGGTCGGGGACAGCCCGGACGAATCGCGAGATCCCGAGAGGGTCCGCCGACACCACCGCGACAACCGCATCGGCGACCTCCAGCGCGGCGAGCGTCGCGGCGTTCCGACGCGGGCCCGCGAGATCGCTCACGATCTCCTCGTCGCGCTCGAGAGATGCCGCGACGTCGACCACGGTGAAGTCGGTCCACGTCCTGCAAGTCTCCAGGGCCGCACGCACGCGGGTGTCGGAGAGCTCCGGCCACCGCGACGGGCGATTGATGCCCGTCAGCACGTCGACGCCCATCGACTCGATCGGGAGACTGATGCGGGTCAGCTCGGCGGCGTCGAGCGAGCCCAGCTCCGCCTGCCGGCATGCGGCCGCGAAGCCCGGGCCTTCGTCGGGCAGCCCGAGAGAGAGCGCGAGGGATGCCGCGTGGGAGTCTGCGTCGACGAGGGCCGCGCGCCGACCCCCACGGGCGAGTTCGACTGCCAACTCGGTAGCCACCGTCGAGCGTCCGGGAGCACCGGCCGGCCCCCAGACGACGATCGAGCGCGGATCCTTCGAGCGCACCGCACCGCGTACCGGCGCGAGCGGTGCTGCGAGGATCTCGACGAGACGCCACGCCTCGATGTCGATCGGCCGGAGAGGCTCGAGTCCGTACAGCGACACCGCGTGCTCGGCGTCAGCCCCGGCCCCGAGAGGGACGATCCGCACCCCCGATCGATCGCACAGGCCGACGAGCTCTGCCGAGACGACGAACCGATCGACCGCGATGACGAGCGCGTCCGCCGCGACGAACGCGCGAGACAGCACGGGGTCGTCCTCGTCCAGGAGCCGAGAGACGGGCACGGATGCCGGGACGCTCGCCGTCACCTCGATCCCTTCTGCCGCGAGGTCCGTCGTCAGCCGGGCGCCGTGGGGGTCGTCGACGGCGACCATGACCCGCATCAGTCCCCTCCGAACGTGGGAACGATCGAGAGAGCCGCTTCCTCTGCGACCGCCGCGAGCGTCGCACCGATCTCGGTGCGCGGTATCGCCACCTCGAGTCCCGCCGCTCCCCCACCCAGGAGAGAGTCGTCGCGTGTGACGGAGATGACCGTCGCGTCGACGACGAGCACCCTCGGATCCTCGTAGCGCCCGCGCTCGATGAGCGGTGCTGCCCAGATCTCGACGCGCGCACCCTTCTCGACGCTCGCGGGGACGTCCGCGCTACGGAGGACGACGCTCGTCGTGGCCGCGGCCGAAGCGCTGCCGATCGCGGACGCCGGGACCAGTTCGCCTTCGTTGATCGTCCGCGTCGCGATGGACCCCGCCTCGAGCTCATCCGGGACGAGGTACGCCCCCACCGACTGACCGAGGGAAACCTCCACGAGGAGGAGGTCCGTCGCCTCGACGGGTGCTCCCGCCGCAAGCACGTGAGCGGCGATGTAGACAGGCGTAGTCTGGCGCGCGCTCGCGATGACCATCCAGACGCCGCCGACCGATGCGCCGATCAGGAGGATCCCCAGCACGAAGCGCAGGTCGCTCCACGGAGCGCGGCGGGACGGACGGGTGGTCGCGGGACGAGTCATGAGGACATCGTGCAGTACGACGCCCACCGTCCACCGTCGTTATCCACAGGGTCACCGACGTTGATCGACGGCCGTTGATCAACGGCTCGGGGCGGCGGGATAATGGTACCCATGCCCAAGATCCCCCCATCTGAGGTGCGTCTTCTCACCCCCGCTCAAGTCGCCGAGATCATCGCGATCTCGATCGACGATGTCATGTCGCTCGTCCAGAAGGGCGAGCTTCGCGGCATGCGCGTCGGCTCACCAGGACAATGGCGGATCGAGG
This genomic stretch from Microbacterium sp. SLBN-146 harbors:
- a CDS encoding sensor histidine kinase, producing the protein MMRRSFARLRALRPFWAAQRPTRVERWALIVVVAVAVAASVSLGFVEGFDDPREFTLEMLLTLAFVLTLWNASLTALALLVLMGLSPLLHAQQVALLALAVGCLVVVRYSSAWAQAAYLGIFLAVAAAVHGLDPATGSVATLSAVLLVAAAASATGVVLRALVMRATRTREELLDARRINADLVQEERQRIADDLHDVVAHDLTVIAMHARLLERTDDPVERERSEQAILASARQALVDLRRVVSLASDDVADGPSTLSGGLAVVVEDFRAGLERAGYDVTVDLDQPATEELDRLTVSAIERTIREAGTNILKHAPSPERVSLSLQSIDGAVRLRIWNSLSRRAKTSLVPSGGYGTARMRERMGLLGGGCSVGPRDDGWLLDASVPVRDVPTPA
- a CDS encoding GPP34 family phosphoprotein, with translation MTRSVAEELLVLTADERGRLQRTEVTEALVGGAVLAELIVTGVVSIEPTGPDASVVRATSASDAARLGTAVDALSGSAVLTPELVEIVGWAAYDVEVERLLASGMLVHEPTRFLGLVPRVYLRLVQVSAAEDAWADLRRAMGDPDGIDRRIATMIALLDGVGALDDMIGTRASAIRPRSCGTPASEKVAGLLREISSVAGAASAAATAAAAATPSLR
- a CDS encoding zf-HC2 domain-containing protein; this encodes MTDCGCEKARRDLEEYLRNEVCKTEHSDIKEHLDNCPGCRDEALVAQTLTDVVARACKETAPEELRDQVLARLRAVQATH
- a CDS encoding sigma-70 family RNA polymerase sigma factor; protein product: MSEQPDVAQDPRTQFEEQALPFMDQLYAAAMRMTRNPADAADLVQETFVKAFASWRTFTQGTNLKAWLYRILTNTYINTYRKKQREPYQGTIDELEDWQLGGAESTTASSTRSAEAEAIDHMPASVVKDALQSIPEDFRLAVYLADVEGFAYQEIADIMKTPIGTVMSRLHRGRRMLRELLADYAKERGIETAPATRSKK
- the aroA gene encoding 3-phosphoshikimate 1-carboxyvinyltransferase, whose product is MTADAYSPSSTTRDRSPWAAPVAESPVRATVTVPASKSLTNRELILAALADGSSRLLNPLHSDDSRRMIEALRTLGVGVEAVEGSGPFGDDLVVTPAWPLTGGTTVDCGQAGTVMRFVAPLGGFAKGDVALTAHESALHRPMGAMITALRDVGVDIDDGGTWSLPFSVRGHGHVRGGEITIDASASSQFVSGLLLSAPRFDVGLHLVHTGARLPSMPHIDMTIESLAHRGVHVESPAVGEWVVPAGPIRGKDVAIEPDLSNAAPFLAAAMITGGSVSVTGWPAHSTQPGHLLTDILAVFGARTSRRGGVLTVTSGGSIHGVDIDLSAAGELAPTIFALAAFAEAPTTLHGIGHIRGHETDRIAALVGNLRAIGGDAEELPDGIRIVPRPLHGGEWKAHHDHRLATTGALIGLAVPGIEIDDIGTTAKTMPEFPRIWHGMLTDSASDPEAQRAS
- the rsgA gene encoding ribosome small subunit-dependent GTPase A, with translation MSWLEPDDEDDEPEFDEQDVRVRPNPKSNRPRTKRRPTHSDARMARVLGVDRGRYTVLVDEDGPDEHTVLSTRARELRKTSIVTGDRARVVGDVSGDDGTLARIVGIEERTSLLRRSADDTDQVERIVVANADQMLVVVAAADPEPRARLVDRYLVAALDAGIRPMLVVTKTDLADPAPFLTHFDGLDLEVFTSAQEEMPLERVGAALVGHSTVFVGHSGVGKSTLVNALVPDAKRATGHVNVVTGRGRHTSSSTVSLRYRGPDGSGWVIDTPGVRSFGLGHVDPANILKAFTELALVAEECPRGCTHLPDAPDCAIVEAVEEGRLGPTGAARLDSLQRLLETFSHRP
- the bcp gene encoding thioredoxin-dependent thiol peroxidase; the protein is MTSSRLESGAPAPLFTLLDQDENEVSLEALRGGPVILFFYPEAMTPGCTTEACDFRDSLAPLQAAGYTVLGISRDLPEKLRRFRERDGLDYPLLSDPDRSVHEQYGAWGEKTNYGKVVEGVIRSTFVIDADGRISHSFYNVKATGHVARLRAQLGV
- a CDS encoding histidine kinase, producing the protein MRTGTVERIAGVLVGAEGLALVGIVVWQLAAIAAGDTGFIASAIALVVLTLVGAVAVIAFSVAIVRGRSWGRSGGIVTQLLILAVALGAATGAYAHPLIGLALAVPALVTFVLLVFAARAAGRAASAAAE
- a CDS encoding WhiB family transcriptional regulator, with protein sequence MDWRDKAACLTVDPELFFPVGNTGPAVDQIEKAKSVCARCTVTEICLQYALESGQDSGVWGGLSEDERRALKRRAARARRAS
- a CDS encoding sensor histidine kinase, which translates into the protein MSTLSDLVYAQGRSSEADVEWLHRLAGDGQLLADLAFADIVIWVPTGDDSFVAIAHTRPSGAATLFYRDIVGDRVRPQWRTQVREAFQTARIVDSASPDWFEETPTRVRAVPIVRAQHGHPRETIGVLTRHTNLGETRTPSRQQITFNDCADDLFGMVASGEFPDLSAPTAPRRGAPRASDGLIRLDVDGITTFASPNALSAFNRLGFDDELEGESLAEVVTQILPVKRQFDESLPVVVTGRAPWRADLESRGVTVSLRTIPLRDHGHRIGAILLCRDVTEIRHQEQELITKDATIREIHHRVKNNLQTVASLLRIQARRSHSDEAREALTQAMRRVSAIAVVHDTLSEGLAQNVDFDDVFDRALKLIAEVAAAPSTRAKTRTTGRFGTLPSEYATPLALALTELVTNAVEHGLAGKEGEVEILADRSEDHLAVTVRDNGVGLPEGQVGRGLGTQIVRTLIQGELGGTIDWHTAVGAGTEVTIDIPLRYIAVPRA
- a CDS encoding SAF domain-containing protein gives rise to the protein MTRPATTRPSRRAPWSDLRFVLGILLIGASVGGVWMVIASARQTTPVYIAAHVLAAGAPVEATDLLLVEVSLGQSVGAYLVPDELEAGSIATRTINEGELVPASAIGSASAAATTSVVLRSADVPASVEKGARVEIWAAPLIERGRYEDPRVLVVDATVISVTRDDSLLGGGAAGLEVAIPRTEIGATLAAVAEEAALSIVPTFGGD
- a CDS encoding helix-turn-helix domain-containing protein, which codes for MPKIPPSEVRLLTPAQVAEIIAISIDDVMSLVQKGELRGMRVGSPGQWRIEEASVGEYLDAQIELTRRAALWQQSQEASFPELWGTGEVRHDD